ccttcatataagactggtccgcagaccaacacttcagccagacaAGGCTGGCGCAACACCGCGTAGGCCGAGGCCCTGGTGAGCAAAGGAAgcatatccagggccgactcagacaaattttaggccctgcaccaactggtcagccagcGCCACACAGTCCGGAGGGGTATGATGCACCTCCAACTCCTGAAAcaacaactttgcccgttcagcaagtgtctgtgacactagagccccggccaagaccggtctcaccgccgaccccaccaccgtgaacatggagcgggccacagcctcagctctcctatctgcggggtccttgaaagcggtAGCCCCTTCCACAGACAACGTGGTCACCTTGTTCAGTcaggacaaagggggggggggggtccacttttttttttttttttttttttttttggaagacctcctcaaaaggataacggactGCAAAGCATtttggaatagaaaaaaaaaaaaaaaacttttgtggctgatcccattccttgtacaaactTGTTTGCAGTGCGGGGCGGCTTACGGAACCCAAAACGGACCGACATCTGATGTCTCTGCCGAATCCTCAATTttttttgagtatcccgcaccgcagtgataagagctcccactAGCGCCCTATAATGCGCTGACCCtgatgcagagtcatcctcactgtccgtgtggactaggcctgcatcctctgacaccttGGAACCAGGGCCTGGAGCAGTAGCAGGCCTGATTCTgtgtcagaggcatccccagaagaaggcggggggaggggcgcttttacccccccccccctctggccacaCGCCGCTTCAATccggcaacaaacgcctcaaggactgccgtcatagcatccacagaggccgcaggggcactaagggttaactctggcatgtctgggggagaagcatccggttcggacgccatgctgacccacccaaTTGCCGCCTTTGGACTGCAAGGgaagacccacaggccaccctcccggccgcagcAGAGAACAGGGGACCCCCAAGAGGACTCGCCACCCGACCAGGCTGTACTGCTGCTGTCTGCACCAGAGTGCtgtccgtgctgtgccgtccctcaggaagtgtgctTGAGCCGTTCGCGCAGATTTTTTAGCTTTGAAattgcacactcgtggaatggcacaaaaaaaaaaaacacacacaccattacCAGGTTAGAGGagctctagtgctagaattattgctctcgctcttacaatcaaggcaatacctcacatgtgtgatttgaacacagtttacacaTGCGGGTCCGTTTTGTTTGCTGTGCAAGCTCGCGGGACGCttcaaaaaaattcccctaattttaaatttgtattttatttattttgctactttataaaaaaaatagtatataagtatatacacacacacacacacacacacacacacacacacacacacacacagtaaacatCCCAtgcgacagtaataggtggtgacaggtatccTTTATGAAGGGATTGGAGTCTAAAAGACATCAAATCCCTCCCTTGCAcgtcaaagtattcagattgtcAAAATGGCGATTCTGAACTCACTTTTTTAAAAGTTAGCGcgattggcagccgagtaaaccaaaAGACTGGAACAAAGCTGTTTACGGCTTTGTGGCAGTCTCTCTAGCCGGTGGAAGTGCCGAATCGCGGACCGGGTCTCccagtgggacgggaggcccaaaAAGAGCGGCAGAAGGAGacatccacacccccccccccctgctcctccagtATAACAGCAGAGTGGCTTTTAGGCACATCAGTTATCCCTGAAGAGCCAACTGCCCGCTCCAAAAATGGTACCCCGTTATAACTCCCTAAAGCTGAGGCCTCATCTACATACGCTCAGCAGGAAGGAGTTAAACAATGCATACAGATTCTgacttgcccccctccccccaaccagaGGAGTTTGACCACACCGATGCAGCAGATCTCTTgggacagggctcgacaaatcccggtcaccagggcgactagaaatagggtcctggcgacttggcttgtgtgagctggcgccatctggtggtgagccgttggtattacaagttattaccaccagatgtgtaagctggcgccatctggtggtggccgtattacaagttaagcattacaagttaaacagcaattctaatgttatttttcactattttcactgccatcatcttccctctaattagaacccccaaacattatatattttttatcccaacaccctagagaataaaatggcgatcgttggaatactttgtcacgccgtatttgcgcagcggtcttacaagcgcacttttttgtgaaaaaaaattacactttttttaataaaaaaaaaaacaaaaaaaaaaaaaaatggagttacacttaccggtaacgtcctttccagtagtctttcaggacagccacaacttgagagataggctcctcctcttccttaggaaacactgcccagcctttaaaatctctcctccccctgctagacctcagtttttatacgagcactccggtccgctggggagacacaagaacatgttagtAATCCATAGTTAACACATCAATATCATACTATGTTCCTGGATTAGAAACCCCTTCTTCTTACTTTTCGGGAGGGTAactagggctgtcctgaaagactactggaaaggacgttaccggtaagtgtaactccatttttccctatccgtctttcaggacagccacaacttgagagGATAATCGAGTACTTACAATTTAGGGTGGGACCACGGCTTGCAAGACTTTTCTCCCAAAGGCTTGTTCACCTGCTGACACCAGATCTACTCTGTAATGCTTGATGAAAGTGGCGTAGCTGGACCAAGTTGCGGCTTTGCATATTTGATCTGGCGTCGCTCCAGCCCTTTCAGCCTGAGAAGTAGCCACCGCCCGAGTAGAGTGTGCCTTAATTCCTGTAGGGACTTCCCTACCAGATAAGGAGTAAGCCTGCCCAATAACTAGTCTGAGCCACCTAGCAATAGTGCGCCGAGACGCTTTCTGTCCCTTTCTGGTCCCAGAAAACAAAACGAACAAAGAGTCTGACTTCCTAAAAGCTCGAGTCAGCTCCAAGTACTGTAGGATACATCTCCTAACATCTAGTGTACTGAACTTAAATTCCCTTTCACCAGAGGGATTGGAACAAAATGAGGGTAATACCACCTCCTGGCTTCTATGGAACTTGGAAGCCACTTTCGGAAGGAAGGCCGGATCGGTTTTAAAAACAACTCGATCCGGGAAAATTACACAAAAAGGAGGACGAATGGACAGGGCTTCCAATTCACTGACCCTCCTGGCAGTAGTCACTGCAACTAAAAAGACTGTTTTAAATGTTAGATCCTTTAAAGAACACTTGTCTAAGGGTTCAAAGGGCAACCCTGTTAGCACCTGTAAAACTAATGATAGATCCCACTTGGGGAAGGAAGGTCCCTGGGAAGGTTTCTGTCTGGACAAAGCCCTAAAGAACCTGATGACCCAGGGATTGGATGCTAGAGGGCTCTCTAGAAACACACTGAGTGCTGAGACCTGGCCTTTAAGGGTACTCACTGACAAGCCTTTATCTGCTCCGCACTGGAGAAATTCCAGAACGGACTTGTGGCTTTGTGTTGGAAAGGAAAATTCCTGGCACCAAGTATTAAAACGAATCCAAACTTTCCTATAAATAGAACGTGTCTCCTTCTTCCTACTGTCAAGAAGGGTGGCAGTCAGTTTGTCCGAAAAACCTTTGGACCTCAGCAAGGACTCCTCAGTAACCACGCCGCGAGGTTCCATCTGTGTACctgagggcacagtactggaccCTGCAAGAGGAGATCCTCtcgaagaggaagaaaaagagggggttCTGTGGTCAGTTGCTTGAGAACCGAAAACCAGGCCCTCTTGGGCCAGTGGGGTGCCACAAGGATAAGTGAGGTGTTCTCCAGCTGAAATTTTCTCAGGACCAGTGGTAGAAGAGCTGGGGGTGGGAAGGCGTAACAAATCCCGAATCGCCAGCTCTGGGATAGGGCATCTATCCCTCTTGCTCCCTCTCCCCTGCCCCGAGAGAAAAaccaatgtgtttttgtgttctcCCTGGAAGCGAAGAGATCTATCTCCGGAGACCCCCATCTCTTGACCAAAAGATGGAAGACCTCCTGATTGAGGGACCACTCGTCTTCCCTCAGTTGACTTCGACTGAGGAAATCCGCtgtactgttttctttttttttttttttttttttaaataacaacctGGTTACAGCCCTCTGGGAAGCACTAGACAGACACTACTGCTAGGTGCCCTGCTgtctttccctcctctcccccaaccACCAAGGGAAAAATAGAGGAAGGAAAAGAGACATAGTCTAAAGTTTTGGGAACCCTCCCCAGGAACCCTTACCTTGGACTGGCTGGAGGTAGCGTCCCTAGTCGGGTCCCGTTCCGGAGAGGTCACCGACATAGCGGGGTGGTTGTGCTGTGTCTAACTCGTCCCAACGAGTATTATCCGACACCTCCAGCAGGACGCGTGGGTCTCTTATCAGCgccgcgacccggaaccggaagtcgcgggTCATAGGGAATCCTTTCCGAGGCGCAccggaaatgacgtcgcccgCCACTCGGCCcgcattttttaaaagaaaaaaacaatgtgcGGCCTGTAATCAGGGTGCCCGGAGCTGAATTCCCCCCGCCGCGGTCCTGTGGACACGATAGGGACCCCCCCACGAACCGTCTGTCGCGCTCGACCTGGTTGGGGTGCGTTTCTTTTGGCGGTAAGTTCTTTCGCCCAATCTCCTTTAGGAAGCCCTTGCCTCCACCATAGgaaaaataatgatggccacagtCCCCTGACTGTTCTGCCTGGTTCCTTagcagtgtctccccaccggaggaaacactaagaactgaggtctagcagggggaggagagattttaaaggctgggcagtgtttcctaaggaagaggaggagcctatctctcaagttgtggctgtcctgaaagacggatagggaaaacagtaaagttatccccatttttttttatattataaaaagataatgttacgccgagtaaattcatacccaacatgtcacgcttcaaaattgcgtccgctcgtggaatgccgacaaacttttaccctttaaaatcttcataggcgacgtttaaaaaaaatctacaggttgcatgttttgagttacagaggaggtctagggctagaattattgctctcgctctaccaatcgcggcgatacctcacatgtgtggtttgaacaccgtttacatatgcgggcgctgctcgcttctgcgcgcaagcttgtcgggacggggcacgttttctggctcctaacttttttagctggctcctagattccaagcaaatttgtcaacccctgctctTGGAAGATGAACGGTCCTATTGAGCATTTTCCATAACAAAGGATGCAGAGAGGACCTGGCCTACCATTTTAATCTAGAGTGGCTGAGCACCAGTGAGCCCCATGTTGCCCTGTACAGGCACGCTCCCTGCTTTTAAAAGTCGCATGGATGAGCAGGCCACACTTCCTGATAACAGTTCTGCCAGTAATGCATCACTCACAGCACCAAAAGcaacattaaaaaatgttgcaACAGCGCACAAGCTAGGGAGCGATTTGCCCAAAGGGCAGGGCCCTCAGATTTGTAAGTCACAGACAAGCACTCAGCAGCCGCAAAGATGAGCTGCTCTTAGGGCAGAGCCAACAAGCCTTAGGGGGCAGGCAGGGTCTGGCCAAAAAGAGGGCTGCATTACCTCAGGTCTATAGGGGCTATTTTAAGGGGCATTGCTGACCACAATAGTCTGACACAGATTtaaaagcagagtttcacccatttaaaagtcagcagctacaaaaagtgtagctgctgacttaagacACTCACCAGCGATGCAGGCGTACGAAGCACCGCTCCTTTCCGCTGCGCCGCCATTGTAACTTCACAGCCCCGAACGCACTGTGCATGAAGCGcaatcttctgggatctgtgacatgtcccagaagaatgCAGGTGGGGGGGCTGATCTTCATTCCGACACCAGGGGAGGAAGTGGTGCTGGGTGCATGGTAATAGGGGCTTCTGAAGTGCTTCGATTTGTATCCAAATCCACATTGTACAGTACAAGAGCAACAGCACAAATTTACGGTAATTTGGCATTAATATTTAGTTTATTTAAATATTACCTTTTTGGA
The sequence above is drawn from the Rana temporaria chromosome 4, aRanTem1.1, whole genome shotgun sequence genome and encodes:
- the LOC120936497 gene encoding uncharacterized protein LOC120936497; this translates as MGVSGDRSLRFQGEHKNTLVFLSGQGRGSKRDRCPIPELAIRDLLRLPTPSSSTTGPEKISAGEHLTYPCGTPLAQEGLVFGSQATDHRTPSFSSSSRGSPLAGSSTVPSGTQMEPRGVVTEESLLRSKGFSDKLTATLLDSRKKETRSIYRKVWIRFNTWCQEFSFPTQSHKSVLEFLQCGADKGLSVSTLKGQVSALSVFLESPLASNPWVIRFFRALSRQKPSQGPSFPKWDLSLVLQVLTGLPFEPLDKCSLKDLTFKTVFLVAVTTARRVSELEALSIRPPFCVIFPDRVVFKTDPAFLPKVASKFHRSQEVVLPSFCSNPSGEREFKFSTLDVRRCILQYLELTRAFRKSDSLFVLFSGTRKGQKASRRTIARWLRLVIGQAYSLSGREVPTGIKAHSTRAVATSQAERAGATPDQICKAATWSSYATFIKHYRVDLVSAGEQAFGRKVLQAVVPP